In Strigops habroptila isolate Jane chromosome 2, bStrHab1.2.pri, whole genome shotgun sequence, one genomic interval encodes:
- the TCEANC gene encoding transcription elongation factor A N-terminal and central domain-containing protein isoform X2 has translation MNGLITSRALCFKMSDQKNIVHRAHCIEKLLSENTFQDIEDHLKELEDVNMTTEYLQGTGVAKAVYRVLKSCPSAELKKKAKQLLSRWKALYKNNCVQSIQVKKSDFVYVKKEIEYLSVVPREQSLSEGPCQQEALDASSSKMLVPSQTVKNVVRNEAEGSMNQLSSSEEHHTDSEDSKPLLNQASPQQDPVRALRCKCTDLLYKSLTGSAKDKEETDKWLELAKEIEERIFDLHAKNDKKYKNCIRSKIANLKNPKSCHLKHNLFSGTLSPKAFAEMTVMEMASDELKQLRALYTESSVQEHQLPQVINGTQTNKIKCRRCEKFDCTVTMITRGTLFLPGWVRNTNPDEQMLTYVICNECGEQWYHSRWICL, from the exons ATGAATGGACTAATTACCAGCAGAGCACTTT gtttCAAAATGTCTGACCAGAAAAATATTGTACACAGAGCCCATTGTATTGAAAAACTACTGTCTGAGAACACTTTCCAAGATATTGAGGATCATCTTAAAGAACTTGAAGATGTCAATATGACTACAGAGTATCTTCAGGGAACGGGAGTTGCCAAGGCTGTATACAGAGTACTCAAGAGCTGCCCTTCAgcagagttaaaaaagaaagcaaagcagttacTGTCAAGGTGGAAAGCactttacaaaaataactgtGTTCAATCAATCCAAGTTAAAAAGTCAGATTTTGTGTatgtgaaaaaggaaattgaataTCTTAGCGTGGTTCCTAGAGAACAATCACTGTCTGAAGGACCATGTCAGCAGGAGGCATTAGATGCTTCTAGTTCTAAAATGTTGGTCCCGTCacaaactgttaaaaatgtaGTACGTAACGAGGCAGAAGGCAGCATGAATCAGCTTTCTTCTTCTGAGGAACATCACACTGATAGTGAAGATTCTAAACCTCTTCTTAACCAAGCAAGTCCGCAGCAGGATCCAGTAAGAGCTCTGAGATGTAAATGTACGGATCTTCTTTATAAATCTTTGACTGGTTCTGccaaagacaaagaagaaactgaTAAATGGCTAGAGCTAGCTAAAGAAATCGAAGAACGTATTTTTGATCTTCATgctaaaaatgacaaaaagtataaaaattGCATCAGAAGCAAAATCGCTAACCTGAAGAACCCTAAAAGTTGCCACTTAAAACATAACCTTTTTTCAGGGACTTTGAGTCCAAAGGCTTTTGCTGAGATGACAGTGATGGAAATGGCCAGCGATGAACTGAAACAGCTGAGGGCTCTGTACACTGAATCATCTGTTCAAGAACATCAGCTTCCACAAGTTATTAATGGcacacagacaaacaaaataaagtgtAGGCGTTGTGAAAAATTTGATTGCACTGTCACTATGATCACCAGAGGAACTCTCTTTCTTCCAGGTTGGGTGAGAAACACAAATCCAGATGAACAAATGTTGACTTATGTTATTTGTAATGAATGTGGAGAACAGTGGTATCACAGCAGATGGATTTGTTTGTAA
- the TCEANC gene encoding transcription elongation factor A N-terminal and central domain-containing protein isoform X3, with the protein MVGFKMSDQKNIVHRAHCIEKLLSENTFQDIEDHLKELEDVNMTTEYLQGTGVAKAVYRVLKSCPSAELKKKAKQLLSRWKALYKNNCVQSIQVKKSDFVYVKKEIEYLSVVPREQSLSEGPCQQEALDASSSKMLVPSQTVKNVVRNEAEGSMNQLSSSEEHHTDSEDSKPLLNQASPQQDPVRALRCKCTDLLYKSLTGSAKDKEETDKWLELAKEIEERIFDLHAKNDKKYKNCIRSKIANLKNPKSCHLKHNLFSGTLSPKAFAEMTVMEMASDELKQLRALYTESSVQEHQLPQVINGTQTNKIKCRRCEKFDCTVTMITRGTLFLPGWVRNTNPDEQMLTYVICNECGEQWYHSRWICL; encoded by the coding sequence gtttCAAAATGTCTGACCAGAAAAATATTGTACACAGAGCCCATTGTATTGAAAAACTACTGTCTGAGAACACTTTCCAAGATATTGAGGATCATCTTAAAGAACTTGAAGATGTCAATATGACTACAGAGTATCTTCAGGGAACGGGAGTTGCCAAGGCTGTATACAGAGTACTCAAGAGCTGCCCTTCAgcagagttaaaaaagaaagcaaagcagttacTGTCAAGGTGGAAAGCactttacaaaaataactgtGTTCAATCAATCCAAGTTAAAAAGTCAGATTTTGTGTatgtgaaaaaggaaattgaataTCTTAGCGTGGTTCCTAGAGAACAATCACTGTCTGAAGGACCATGTCAGCAGGAGGCATTAGATGCTTCTAGTTCTAAAATGTTGGTCCCGTCacaaactgttaaaaatgtaGTACGTAACGAGGCAGAAGGCAGCATGAATCAGCTTTCTTCTTCTGAGGAACATCACACTGATAGTGAAGATTCTAAACCTCTTCTTAACCAAGCAAGTCCGCAGCAGGATCCAGTAAGAGCTCTGAGATGTAAATGTACGGATCTTCTTTATAAATCTTTGACTGGTTCTGccaaagacaaagaagaaactgaTAAATGGCTAGAGCTAGCTAAAGAAATCGAAGAACGTATTTTTGATCTTCATgctaaaaatgacaaaaagtataaaaattGCATCAGAAGCAAAATCGCTAACCTGAAGAACCCTAAAAGTTGCCACTTAAAACATAACCTTTTTTCAGGGACTTTGAGTCCAAAGGCTTTTGCTGAGATGACAGTGATGGAAATGGCCAGCGATGAACTGAAACAGCTGAGGGCTCTGTACACTGAATCATCTGTTCAAGAACATCAGCTTCCACAAGTTATTAATGGcacacagacaaacaaaataaagtgtAGGCGTTGTGAAAAATTTGATTGCACTGTCACTATGATCACCAGAGGAACTCTCTTTCTTCCAGGTTGGGTGAGAAACACAAATCCAGATGAACAAATGTTGACTTATGTTATTTGTAATGAATGTGGAGAACAGTGGTATCACAGCAGATGGATTTGTTTGTAA
- the TCEANC gene encoding transcription elongation factor A N-terminal and central domain-containing protein isoform X1, which produces MAAARPDAEQEAGGKRHIEARCGGFKMSDQKNIVHRAHCIEKLLSENTFQDIEDHLKELEDVNMTTEYLQGTGVAKAVYRVLKSCPSAELKKKAKQLLSRWKALYKNNCVQSIQVKKSDFVYVKKEIEYLSVVPREQSLSEGPCQQEALDASSSKMLVPSQTVKNVVRNEAEGSMNQLSSSEEHHTDSEDSKPLLNQASPQQDPVRALRCKCTDLLYKSLTGSAKDKEETDKWLELAKEIEERIFDLHAKNDKKYKNCIRSKIANLKNPKSCHLKHNLFSGTLSPKAFAEMTVMEMASDELKQLRALYTESSVQEHQLPQVINGTQTNKIKCRRCEKFDCTVTMITRGTLFLPGWVRNTNPDEQMLTYVICNECGEQWYHSRWICL; this is translated from the coding sequence gtttCAAAATGTCTGACCAGAAAAATATTGTACACAGAGCCCATTGTATTGAAAAACTACTGTCTGAGAACACTTTCCAAGATATTGAGGATCATCTTAAAGAACTTGAAGATGTCAATATGACTACAGAGTATCTTCAGGGAACGGGAGTTGCCAAGGCTGTATACAGAGTACTCAAGAGCTGCCCTTCAgcagagttaaaaaagaaagcaaagcagttacTGTCAAGGTGGAAAGCactttacaaaaataactgtGTTCAATCAATCCAAGTTAAAAAGTCAGATTTTGTGTatgtgaaaaaggaaattgaataTCTTAGCGTGGTTCCTAGAGAACAATCACTGTCTGAAGGACCATGTCAGCAGGAGGCATTAGATGCTTCTAGTTCTAAAATGTTGGTCCCGTCacaaactgttaaaaatgtaGTACGTAACGAGGCAGAAGGCAGCATGAATCAGCTTTCTTCTTCTGAGGAACATCACACTGATAGTGAAGATTCTAAACCTCTTCTTAACCAAGCAAGTCCGCAGCAGGATCCAGTAAGAGCTCTGAGATGTAAATGTACGGATCTTCTTTATAAATCTTTGACTGGTTCTGccaaagacaaagaagaaactgaTAAATGGCTAGAGCTAGCTAAAGAAATCGAAGAACGTATTTTTGATCTTCATgctaaaaatgacaaaaagtataaaaattGCATCAGAAGCAAAATCGCTAACCTGAAGAACCCTAAAAGTTGCCACTTAAAACATAACCTTTTTTCAGGGACTTTGAGTCCAAAGGCTTTTGCTGAGATGACAGTGATGGAAATGGCCAGCGATGAACTGAAACAGCTGAGGGCTCTGTACACTGAATCATCTGTTCAAGAACATCAGCTTCCACAAGTTATTAATGGcacacagacaaacaaaataaagtgtAGGCGTTGTGAAAAATTTGATTGCACTGTCACTATGATCACCAGAGGAACTCTCTTTCTTCCAGGTTGGGTGAGAAACACAAATCCAGATGAACAAATGTTGACTTATGTTATTTGTAATGAATGTGGAGAACAGTGGTATCACAGCAGATGGATTTGTTTGTAA
- the TCEANC gene encoding transcription elongation factor A N-terminal and central domain-containing protein isoform X4, with the protein MSDQKNIVHRAHCIEKLLSENTFQDIEDHLKELEDVNMTTEYLQGTGVAKAVYRVLKSCPSAELKKKAKQLLSRWKALYKNNCVQSIQVKKSDFVYVKKEIEYLSVVPREQSLSEGPCQQEALDASSSKMLVPSQTVKNVVRNEAEGSMNQLSSSEEHHTDSEDSKPLLNQASPQQDPVRALRCKCTDLLYKSLTGSAKDKEETDKWLELAKEIEERIFDLHAKNDKKYKNCIRSKIANLKNPKSCHLKHNLFSGTLSPKAFAEMTVMEMASDELKQLRALYTESSVQEHQLPQVINGTQTNKIKCRRCEKFDCTVTMITRGTLFLPGWVRNTNPDEQMLTYVICNECGEQWYHSRWICL; encoded by the coding sequence ATGTCTGACCAGAAAAATATTGTACACAGAGCCCATTGTATTGAAAAACTACTGTCTGAGAACACTTTCCAAGATATTGAGGATCATCTTAAAGAACTTGAAGATGTCAATATGACTACAGAGTATCTTCAGGGAACGGGAGTTGCCAAGGCTGTATACAGAGTACTCAAGAGCTGCCCTTCAgcagagttaaaaaagaaagcaaagcagttacTGTCAAGGTGGAAAGCactttacaaaaataactgtGTTCAATCAATCCAAGTTAAAAAGTCAGATTTTGTGTatgtgaaaaaggaaattgaataTCTTAGCGTGGTTCCTAGAGAACAATCACTGTCTGAAGGACCATGTCAGCAGGAGGCATTAGATGCTTCTAGTTCTAAAATGTTGGTCCCGTCacaaactgttaaaaatgtaGTACGTAACGAGGCAGAAGGCAGCATGAATCAGCTTTCTTCTTCTGAGGAACATCACACTGATAGTGAAGATTCTAAACCTCTTCTTAACCAAGCAAGTCCGCAGCAGGATCCAGTAAGAGCTCTGAGATGTAAATGTACGGATCTTCTTTATAAATCTTTGACTGGTTCTGccaaagacaaagaagaaactgaTAAATGGCTAGAGCTAGCTAAAGAAATCGAAGAACGTATTTTTGATCTTCATgctaaaaatgacaaaaagtataaaaattGCATCAGAAGCAAAATCGCTAACCTGAAGAACCCTAAAAGTTGCCACTTAAAACATAACCTTTTTTCAGGGACTTTGAGTCCAAAGGCTTTTGCTGAGATGACAGTGATGGAAATGGCCAGCGATGAACTGAAACAGCTGAGGGCTCTGTACACTGAATCATCTGTTCAAGAACATCAGCTTCCACAAGTTATTAATGGcacacagacaaacaaaataaagtgtAGGCGTTGTGAAAAATTTGATTGCACTGTCACTATGATCACCAGAGGAACTCTCTTTCTTCCAGGTTGGGTGAGAAACACAAATCCAGATGAACAAATGTTGACTTATGTTATTTGTAATGAATGTGGAGAACAGTGGTATCACAGCAGATGGATTTGTTTGTAA